From one Triticum urartu cultivar G1812 chromosome 3, Tu2.1, whole genome shotgun sequence genomic stretch:
- the LOC125548912 gene encoding GRAS family protein RAD1-like, producing the protein MPMLPNSFTTSSSWQSHQHASSICTNQELDYDHPYYFGIEEVAVDADELELGLRAHKATRVDYLSSPYQASWPPAQADLESSRVRKTKQFRDVLETCKQKVEAMEAMERSSSPVGSGGFEEQGEAVVAVDDVRAGGDGSGADGMRLVQLLVACAEAVACRDRAQAAALLRELQVGAPVHGTAFQRVASCFVQGLADRLALAHPPALGPASMAFCVPRSSCLDGARGEALAVAYELCPYLRFAHFVANTSILEAFEGETNVHVVDLGMTMGLNRGHQWRALLDSLATRACGKPARVRVTGVGARVDTMRAVGRELEAYAEELGMTLEFMAVDRTLESLHVDDLGVEADEAVAINSVLELHCVVKESRGALNSVLQTIRKLSPKAFVLVEQDAGHNGPFFLGRFMEALHYYAALFDALDAALPRYDARRARVEQFHFGAEIRNVVGCEGAARVERHERADQWRRRMSRAGFQAMPFKMAAKAREWLEENAGGSGYTVAEEKGCLVLGWKGKPVIAASCWKC; encoded by the coding sequence ATGCCGATGTTGCCCAACTCCTTCACCACCTCCTCCTCATGGCAATCACACCAACATGCGTCCTCGATTTGCACTAACCAAGAACTGGACTACGACCATCCTTACTACTTCGGCATTGAGGAGGTGGCCGTGGACGCCGACGAACTGGAGCTCGGCCTCCGGGCTCACAAGGCGACCAGGGTCGACTACCTCAGCTCGCCGTACCAGGCGTCTTGGCCACCGGCGCAGGCCGACCTCGAGTCGTCGCGCGTCAGGAAGACGAAGCAGTTCCGGGACGTTCTTGAGACCTGCAAGCAGAAGGTGGaagccatggaggccatggaacGGTCGTCATCGCCGGTCGGCAGTGGCGGGTTCGAGGAACAAGGTGAGGCGGTGGTCGCCGTGGACGACGTCCGGGCCGGTGGTGATGGCAGCGGAGCTGATGGCATGCGGCTCGTGCAGCTGCTGGTCGCCTGCGCCGAGGCCGTGGCGTGCCGCGACCGCgcgcaggcggcggcgctgcTGCGTGAGCTGCAGGTCGGCGCTCCCGTGCACGGCACGGCGTTCCAGCGCGTCGCGTCGTGCTTCGTGCAGGGCCTGGCGGACCGGCTAGCCCTGGCGCACCCTCCGGCCCTGGGCCCGGCGAGCATGGCGTTCTGCGTCCCGCGGTCGTCGTGTCTCGACGGGGCGCGCGGCGAGGCGCTCGCCGTGGCGTACGAGCTGTGCCCGTACCTGCGCTTCGCGCACTTCGTGGCGAACACGTCCATCCTGGAAGCCTTCGAGGGAGAGACCAACGTCCACGTGGTGGACCTCGGCATGACGATGGGCCTGAACCGCGGCCACCAGTGGCGCGCCCTGCTCGACAGCCTTGCCACACGGGCCTGCGGCAAGCCGGCGCGCGTTCGCGTCACCGGCGTCGGCGCCCGCGTGGACACCATGAGAGCCGTCGGGCGCGAGCTCGAGGCGTACGCGGAGGAGCTCGGGATGACCCTCGAGTTCATGGCCGTCGACCGCACCCTGGAGAGCCTCCACGTGGACGACCTCGGCGTCGAGGCCGACGAGGCCGTGGCCATCAACAGCGTCCTGGAGCTGCACTGCGTGGTGAAGGAGAGCCGCGGTGCGCTCAACTCGGTGCTGCAGACCATCCGCAAGCTCTCGCCGAAGGCGTTCGTGCTCGTGGAGCAGGACGCCGGCCACAACGGGCCCTTCTTCCTGGGGCGGTTCATGGAGGCGCTCCACTACTACGCCGCGCTGTTCGACGCCCTCGACGCGGCGCTCCCGCGCTACGACGCCCGGCGCGCGCGCGTCGAGCAGTTCCACTTCGGCGCCGAGATCCGCAACGTGGTCGGGTGCGAGGGCGCGGCGCGCGTGGAGCGCCACGAGCGCGCGGACCAGTGGCGGCGCCGCATGAGCCGCGCGGGCTTCCAGGCCATGCCCTTCAAGATGGCGGCCAAGGCGCGGGAGTGGCTGGAGGAGAACGCCGGCGGCAGCGGATACACCGTGGCCGAGGAGAAGGGATGCCTCGTGC